The DNA window TGGAACCTTTTATTGGTAAGAGGAATCTTTTGAAGACGGTGGTTAAATTGTGCACACAATATTAGTAATTatcctataattttttttttaaacaacaggtgAGCTTCTTGCAGAGTTCTACAAGTTTTATGCAGCGTTCGACTATGCCGGCACCGTCATTTCATTGAGGGATGGCAAAGCCCACCTTGTAACCGACTTtattggtcctgattctgataaaCAATTTAGATTTGGTCCAATTAATATCCAGGATCCATTTGAACTGAGCCACAATGTTTCTGGAAACATCAATGAAAGAACAGCACAGAGGTTTAAGCGGCAGTTGGATGAAGCCTGCAAGTACTGTCGTAGTCTTCAATACCAGAGAAAATCCACCAAAAAGAAGGCCTGGGGTATCGTCAGGTTGCTTCAACCTTTAAGTAGTACTGACTGTTCCcctgctccttctccttcttTAGATCACAGTCCAGGCAAAGAAATGAGTCATGGCGAGAATATGTTAAGTATCCCATTCAAGCTGTTATGTCTTTCtgagcaaacaaagaaaagaCTGCATGGTTCACAAGACTTTAGAGAAGTTTGGTTTGACAAAGTGTGTCATGCTGTTCTATATGTGATGGAATCCATCCTTAAATGTAGCTGTTCATATACTGAGGAGAATAATACACAGATCAACAATGCAGAGATCAATAGCTTGGATGAAGCAAAGAATAAAGAAGTGAAGATCAGCTCTGGATTGAAGAGGCCAAATCCTGAGGAAGAGATTGCAGAAACATCCAGCAACAAAAGATCAAGGACAGAAGCTCCGTTGTACCAGGGAGAAGTGACCTGGCAGTGTGCTGTCTGGAATAGAATATGGATCGGACGGAGAAAAATAAGACGTCAACTACGCTATAGAACAAATGAATCTGATTCAGATAACTGTGGGATTATCAGTTCCTTAGAAACCGAAGCAAAAATTACTGAAGCTATATTGCAGCAGGAGGAGAATTCAGATAAATCTTCTCCATTAGTAACATTTAGATTGAGTGCCTTTCTTGTTGGAGGTAATGAAGACACAAGGACTATGATCAGGGTTACTCCAATACAAGATTCTACTTTATTTGTGGAATTCTTTCATTTTCTGGAATCCTTTATTCCCAAGATGATTGAAAAGTGCATTGAGAAATCTGACTAGAACATTAAGGATATAACTTTTGATGTATATTCATTATTGATTACTTTTCagcaaaataattaattgttttttCACTTGAGGGAATTTTtgccaaaagttcaagtttttcaGAAAAAAAGCAGTAAAAATAAGACTTGCACAATAAGTTGGAATGTCAGGCATCTGTGATAGAAAGATAAAAATGGGATCAACAAAATTTTCTGAGCTTAACAAAGAAGCTATAGCATCAAATTTCTGCAGCAAATATTTTGATATATGACTTCATGTCTGCACAAAGAACAGATTTGAATTTGTGTTATCAGAAGAGAAAGCTGGTTAGATGTTTTTTCTAGGTGAGAGGAATGTCagcaaaaaaatctattttaactTACATATTTTACTTACAGGAATTGTGAGCTTGGTTGGGATCTCAAGGTGAATAGACTAAATTTCTATGTGGGAATAGTACATCAATTTGTCTATTTTTGGATATAAGCTCATGGCTGCAATATGGGGTATTTTATATTGGTTAATAATCTAGCACACAACAATTTTGAGCAGTCTTGGTATtgcaatgtttttaaatttaactcaACAACAATTTCTATTCATAAATTGCCTTTTACATTGCAAAGTTTTCCAAGGTGCTTCACAGGAATGTTGCCAAACCAAAATGGATGCAGGACAGATGACCAAATACTGTGAAAGCATTTGATTTTATTGGGTGCCTTAAAAAAGGAGAGTTAG is part of the Narcine bancroftii isolate sNarBan1 chromosome 12, sNarBan1.hap1, whole genome shotgun sequence genome and encodes:
- the tut1 gene encoding speckle targeted PIP5K1A-regulated poly(A) polymerase isoform X2, encoding MSESDISPLGRGGFHCSLCDVRLPNSPTLNDHIKGKKHQKLLSVRRTRKLQQERSVFVSGFQKGMSNLEITDYFQKFGTVANVIMDKDKVDEQLKKLLELFEFTDSERMLRKLIVSLIQEVFSEFFPSCKVLLFGSSVNAFDIHGCDMDLFLDLENTTTYQANASATAETEGVKDAHFESQSEDSILSDIDLKISTAAEILEVVATVLQKCVPGVHKVQAVTTARLPVVKFIHKESGLQGDISINNRLAVRNTTFLQLCASLDPRVRPLVYTIRHWAKQKHLAGNPFGGGSLMNNYAVTLLVVFFLQNRTTPILPTVNDLKEHAGEEDQCIIDGWDCTFPRNGSKIEATTNTEGLCELLAEFYKFYAAFDYAGTVISLRDGKAHLVTDFIGPDSDKQFRFGPINIQDPFELSHNVSGNINERTAQRFKRQLDEACKYCRSLQYQRKSTKKKAWGIVRLLQPLSSTDCSPAPSPSLDHSPGKEMSHGENMLSIPFKLLCLSEQTKKRLHGSQDFREVWFDKVCHAVLYVMESILKCSCSYTEENNTQINNAEINSLDEAKNKEVKISSGLKRPNPEEEIAETSSNKRSRTEAPLYQGEVTWQCAVWNRIWIGRRKIRRQLRYRTNESDSDNCGIISSLETEAKITEAILQQEENSDKSSPLVTFRLSAFLVGGNEDTRTMIRVTPIQDSTLFVEFFHFLESFIPKMIEKCIEKSD